From the genome of Nicotiana sylvestris chromosome 1, ASM39365v2, whole genome shotgun sequence:
catgaaacaaattgaagaaatagttaattaaatttcaatttgaatctaacaaacatcaaactaacaaatattcacttaaacaataatacaaacatgaaatgaatatgaaaacaactaattaaacttctattttgaaatctgaaaattgatttaacaaagcacatgaacatgaacaaaaccaaaaatcaaatatctaaccatgaacaaaacaaacattcgccgattttagattcgaaaaatatcaaaacaaaatacggacaaaataaaactaaaaaaaaaaaaatctactaACCAAATCGAACAACATacatacggactgtttcgacgaccaaccaacgacgacgacatcgaccaaaactcatccgTGTACGCGAGGCCGAAGTGAAGAGGACGAAGGTGAGGCGGCAGCGCGGCAGCATCGGGGGCAGCTGAAGCAACTGCCGCGACGAGGCAGGAGCGGCGACGATCCAGCAGCGGCGAGCCAGCAGTGGCGTCCCAGCAGTGGCGTCCAAGCAGTGATAGCAGCATCAACGACAACCATGGCAGCCGCAGTCCGTCGAGGAGGACGACGGGGAGAAGAAGAAACATCGGCAGAAGTAGCGGGGGAAGAAACGGGCAGCATCAACGCAGCTGAAATAATCTTGAGCTGGACGAGGCAGTCATGACGAGGAAGAAGCTGCGACAGGCGTGTTTGGACGTAAGGTTTGAGCTGGTCGACGAGCAAAACGCAGCAACAAcgttgctcgtcaatggcggacggtgGAGGGGTCTGATTTTCCGGCGCTTGGAGTGATCATTTGGAGGATGGTTGCCGGGCAGCCATGGAAGGGAAAGTAGCCATTGATGGGGAGGTTGTGTgaggtttggagaagaagataggaggggggggggcggatggcttaagtctagggttttcttcttttattttttttgttttgtttttgttttgtaaaaaatgaaagacaaagggggtttgggtcttttaggttatggactgggtcgacccagttcgaaatggactgggtcgtagggaagattgggccattttttgggcctgtggcttgaaatcgaagaagaggcccaattccgactttctttatattttcgctctcttttcttcttttatttctctaaaactaaattataaaaatacttaaactattattaagaactaaattaagttataaaaatgcaaattaactcccaataacaattaacgcacaattaaataataattaagcataaaattgtatatttagacattaaatgctaaaaatgcaaacgatgcctatttttgtaatttttaatttttgtaaaacaaatttaattactaaaaattgtagaattaaatcttacatgcaaaatgcgatatatttttgtatttttattaatttaacaaataaacatgcacagacaaatacaaataattattcgaaatatcacaaaatatcacaaaattgcacaccaaggaaaatcattttatttttgaatttttgggagtaattctcatattgggcaaaaatcacgtgcttacaatatatatatatacaaatgtatcatgcatttcatgtcagtagtccTCAGATGTACCCAGATGTTACATGTTGCACATTCTCTATCCCTGTTTACATTATTgttcgtacttatggttccctgccttacatactcagtactttatttgtactgatgtccttttatttgtggatagCTTATGTCATActgtaggtcctgatagacaggtagacGCAGcttccccaccacagtaggctgtccagtttaGCAGTGATTGTcgagatcccttcttcggacttgccgtggtcttggtatgcatttttgttatagacattatgggtatgtcggggccctgttccggctatgttgcatcacttatgttcctttagaggctcatgaacaggtgtcgactcatgtatagtttggtatgccttgtaggctgaatttttgttgtatagtctttcatggtagcatggtagctcgtaccttatatgtagtttcttgattgtctggtcatcccatgttatgtatgttcattccatcatattttattgttggttgtagatgatccatgtctaccatttatattgatctcgtcagccctaaaagataataaaaaggttagataaaatatatgttggtgctcggcaagtatggccgggtgctagtcatgtccatccagtttgggtcgtgacaacattggtatcagagcaagtgtgtcctaggggttgtctatgagccgtgtctagtagagtcttgattatggatgtgtagcgtgccacatttataatcaggaggctacattacatctagggttgttaccttcttcctgattCTAGAtggtgcgtagagttgagtcgtaagtgttcatatctaatattcaccttgttttctttcagtgatgccttcgactaggaagcaaacgattagtagacagtttgatacagcagcgggagagggtactaGTCAGGTGCCCTAAGCCAGGGTAGGCCAAAGTGAGACttagagtgagatgccctctcatacatcatctactccgtctcctccagaggatattaggaggcacccaacacCTCTAGTTCCTCTGTCTAGCACTATAGACCAGGATATGTGGAGTGCTTTGTAGTTGTTGACTAgattggtagctgctcaggcttagaggcagaatacaggtgctgctgataaactagttagtacaagagttcgtgattttattaatttagaccctccagtgtttaccggatcagactcCAAGGAGGACCTGTAGACTTTTATTGActaggttcatcgtacactgcgggttatgcatgCTAGTGATACAGAGGTAGTAGAGTTGGCTTTTTATCGGTTACAGGATTTAGCGattttctggtatgatagttgggagagatctagGGGTCCGAATGATCCTCCAGCTGTgtagaaggaattttctgaggcctttcttcgtcactacttgccaattgagatacgacgagctagagttgataagttcttgaacctttgataaggtaatatgagtgtgcgagagtatagtatgcagtttgattctttagcaaggtagtCTCCTCATATGGtcgccgagatgagtgatagggtgcatctaTTCCTGAACAGGTTGGGACCatatctgataaatgagtgcacgacaacctccttggtggaggtcatggatatttcccgtattcaggcttatgcccaaaccctagaggatcgtaagttCCAGCAGAGGGCAGATAAGGAGTAGGATAGgagccagcataagagggcgagatttgcagggtattgtGATGACTTTAGAGGCAGCGTCATGCCCCAGTCTTTGAGGAGTTTGGCGCCTCCTATATCTAGTgatcctccacagtttcagaggcctcgatatgatcgattgacctattctggtccaggtcagagttcacgggcatcaggctcgcaacatcacagggatactagtcagacgagacccccaacaccacattgtgatcagtgcagTAAGGCCTACTATGGACTGTGTCGTCGCGGTTTTGATGCGTGCTATTATTGAGGACAGCTTGGCCATATGATACGGGATTATCCTAATTGAGAAGGTGGTGGTATGTCTTAGTCGACTGGATCTGTATCTGGTTCTTCCTCATTAGTTCGACCTctagcacggggttttcagcagccGACAGGtcatggtagaggtagaggtgcagtgccgagttcgagtggtgctcaaaatcgaacctatgctctagtaggtcgacaggatctcgagtcgtctctagttgttgttacaggtatattgtctgtgttttcttatgatgtatatacgctaattgatccgggatctacattatcatatgttacaccctttgtggctaataagtttggcgttgaacctgaattgataagtaaaccacttgcggtatctactttgataggagattctgtgattgctaggagggtatatagaggttgcgcagtgatgatttgtagtcgtcaaacctcggcaaatttatttaagttagaaatggttgatttcgatgtgataatggggatggactggttggcctcatgttatgcaaatgttgactatcATATGAAAATGGTTAGGTTTCAGTTTCCTGGTGAACCCGTCATTTAATGGAAGAGGAACATTGCTACGctgaaaggtaggtttattttctatcttaaggcaaggaagatgatctcaaaaggttatatttatcatctcgttcgcgttaggtaTGCGGAGGCGAATccgcctactctacaatcaatccctgtggtcaatgaatttccagatgttttcctagatgaactcccaggccttcctcctgaaagggagattgagtttagcattgatgtgttgcctgacactcaacccatatctatccatccatacagaatggccccggcagagttgcgagagttgaaggcaCAGTTGAAGGACTTggtggataagggcttcattaggcctagcatttcaccttggggtgcgccagttttgTTCGTGCGGAAGAAATTCGGGTcgttaaggatgtgtatcgattatcgacagttgaataagtttactataaagaacaagtatccacttccaaggattgacgacctttttgaccaactccagggtgccaagtatttctccaagattgacttacgtttagggtatcatcaggtgagggttaaggagaaggatatttcGAAGACGGTCTTCcagacaagatatgggcactttgagttcttggtgatatcgttcgggctaacaaatgcccctgtgagcacatgatttttgacctatatgaattactcccataaattcaaaataaaataatttctttcagtgtttgcaattttgtggattttcgtggcattttctattaattgtttgcatttttgtttgtgcattttaattagtgaaaaatacaaaaaatgtgttgcatttgcatttaggatttaatttaatattttaggattaattaattaattaagttgttttataaaaaggaaaatcacaaaaatagttaaCTTGCACTTTTagtttaatttttgattttttgagtaGTTTTGTTTCAGTTAGTGTTCCTTTATTAATTATGGCAATTACTATTtgggtttaattagtgtttttgaGAGGTTAATTAggttttagaatttaatttagaTGTTActctaatgttggaaaaaaggatTTTCGGGAAAAATTGAAAAGAATTGAATTAAAAGGAGAAGAAAGTTGAAAGTTTGGTTTTTTATTTAAATTCTAATCTCCCAAGCCCAACTATTTTTTGCCTAAATTACCCCAGACCTGGCCCAGATGCCCTCCAAACCCGACTCAGCTTCGTTATACACATACAAATACAGAGCCCTAATCTCTCAAGAGCACAAACGATGCTCACTGTTCAATCGTCGTTCTCGTTCGAACCAAGCCCCAATTCAGGCGAGTGAATCCCAAATTCCTAACCCACGCGTCCCCCCATCTCTCCTCTTACCGTTCTAACGGTTTCTGACGCCAAGATTCCCCTCTCCTCTCACTCGCTCGATATTGGATATATCTCACGATTGGAAGGTTCTAGAGGAGGATTCactggatgagtgtgaggcgttgGATTGATTTCACTCAATCCGAGCCCCACATTCATCAAGGGATTCGTTCTCAAAAGGAACTGGATCCGATTTTGAGAGGGGGATTCGAAAAATATGTTGAGAGAAAAGTTGGAAGGTTTTCTTTAACTTCTGGGTTTCTATTCTCTAAattgattttcttcttttaagAGTTCTTTCAAAGTTTAAGAgaagaatatataattttttattatctGAGTCCGGTTTTGATTTCCAAAGTGATGAAAAAAATGAATTGAAGTTCGACCTTGGTTCTATTGTTGTTCTGCTGAGTTGCTGTTGAAACTCGCTAGTACTCGAAGGCAAAAGGCATATTATTAAGGCTGTAATTATTAACAAAAGTTCGCAACTTCAggtttgattttatttttacccatgtaactctattttttttaaaagtgttCTTGAACTGTGCATTCTATCTAGAATGGTGTGGTTCTATGATTGAATTTCTTGCTGGTGAATCTCTTCTTAGTGGTGTGATGTGTTTAAGTATGTTCAATTAGTAAAGCTGAGTTTGAGGGGTTGTCCTCTTTGCTTATATGATTTAACTGTTTTTATGGCATCGAGTTTTCATTTGAGTCAAATTTTGTCGTTTTCAAATGAATGTTTGCTTTCAGCCTTGAGACGGTATGAACTCTTGAAGGCGTCACACTGCTGTTAGTTGAAGTCGATTGGTTTAAGTCTAAATGACCGTGTTCATTGGTTCCAGTTTCATAATATGGACCAGTCCCAGTTAAATGACCAGTTCGACTGGTGCCTGTATTGCTTTGGCTGTATACGACATGTTGATGCTCAAAGTAATCTGCTCGAATCTACTATTTTATCTCAGCATGTTCGACATGAATCACTGAATAGTCTCCATTTTCCCCTGATTCCATGATCATTTTCGCATGTTTAGCTGGTTTGAAGTTGCTGAGATTACCCCTGTTAATGTTTGCTTTTGTGATTATCCGAGTTAATCAGCTGTTCTTTCTTGCTGTGGCTCTGTTTGCATTATGACCAAGTTTTTAGTTTTGAGTTATAAGTTCATTGGGTTGCTGTTTGCTGAAACTCCATTTCAGATCACTTGTAGGAAAATCAATAGTGCCTAGCTTTATGAACTCTGCTTCGTTTGGTCTGGACAGTCGTGGATACCAAATTGCTTTTTTTTGTGTGTATTTTCACTCATTTGGCCAACCTCATTTTCATTCATTTGGCCAGCCTTCCTGCTAAGAACAATGGAATTCCATTTCTATCCCAATTAAGATTTGGAGTTGAATCTTGTTAAGTTGATTAGCATATGTTCAACTTTTATTAAATTGAATAATCACCAAGTGGTGTTTTGCTCTGTTGTCATGGTTGATCTGTTTTGCTCGATTTCATTAAGATGGAAGGTTGGTTGATTTGTTGTTTTACTAGAATTCTGATTGATTTATGTTTTCATATGGGATTCTGGCAAGAAGGTTCTATTCTCTTATTATGTTGATTTGGTCATAAAGTTTTTCAATTAAgctaatttttctttgtttgaattATCATTTGAATGCTAAAACTTTTTGCCTTTATATTAGTGTTGACCCCTTTTAGTGTCCTTCGTTTTGCACGAAGGACCCTGCTCAAATTTTCTGCTTCTACTACATACAAGGCTGATAACATTAGGTATTTTAAAGGGGTCTGTAGCCTGCTGAGTATATTGTGAATGAAGTTAATGCTAGATTTTGAGGTTTTCGTACAAAGCCTTTTTTATTTTGTTCGATTTATTGCAAATAGGAACTAGTAATGGCTGAGGAAATCTATTTCTTTACAAGGACAATATTATCATAAAATTTCCCAAGAAATCTCCAGCGTCGCTAAGGATGGTTGTAGTAATGTTCACTGATTTTGGTATTTATTAGTTGAATGCCTATTCGTAGAAATCGagacgtgccatttagcaaatttttatGGTCCTCGCAAAATTgctaacgcgtagttgctttaggcgcattattttaataacttatcttcctaaattcgggtgcacatttatgtgacccaaatccaaatcccaacaatgttaaaatatgttggcgatcgcgggtgcatttatgtgacgtggttcaagacgtgtttaaTAATGTTGTAATATtcctaaaattaaataaaagtagTTTTgaagttaaaatctgcacataggttcaaaatattctaaaatcagataattaagtcaaatatgacagttgagcgaccgtgctagaaccacggaactcgggaatgtctaaccTCTTCTCCccagttaacagaattccttacccgaatttctggttcgcggactgtaatacagagtcaacctttccTCGACTCGgaattttaaccggtgacttgggacaccattaaatatcccaagtggcgactctgaatcttttaataataaatcccgtttcgattgtcacttaaattggaaaaaactcccttatacccttccaggtgtagtaaaaaaggaggtgtgacagccccAACATCTTTTAAGGATATCATGAATACTGTATTCAgcccctatcttgatgtgttcatgatcgtattcattgatgacattctggtgtattctcgttcagatgCGGAACATGCAGGCCACTTGCGAATAGTATTACAgatgcttcaggatcgtaagttatatgcctagctctccaaatgtgaattttggctaaacTCAGTAgaattccttggccatgtgatatctaatgagggtattagtgtcgacactcaaaagatcgatgcagtaaagaattgtcCGAggcctacaacaccatcagaagtccgcagcttcctggggctagcaggatattataggcgatttgtagaagggttttcctctatattcgcaccattgactaagttaacacaaaaagctaccaagttccagtggtctgacacttgtgaacgtagtttttaggagctgaagaatcgattgacatccgcactaGTGCTctctcttcctgaaggaacaaaaggttatgtggtatattgtgatgcctcgggtataggtttggggtgcgtattgatgcagcatggaaaggtgattgcttatgcatcaagacaattgaagaaacatgaaaagaattatccaacccatgatttggaattgactgcagtaatatatgctttgaagatatggcggcactacttatacggcatccatgttgacatttacacagatcacaagagtttacaatacatcttcaagcagaaagagttgaatttgaggcaacgTAGGTTACTTGAATTACTGAATGACAACgatgtcgagatattgtatcatcccggtaaagccaatgttgtggcagacgctctcagctaTAAGTCAATGGGAGGCTTATTACACATTGAGGTAGGTAGATGGGgattgactaaagagcttcatcagctagccaatatgagaatcaaatTGCTAGACTCTGATAACGGAGGTGTTACTATACataatacatcagaatcatctttggtagccgaggtaaaagcacggcaatatgaagatcttatcttagtacgattgagagagagcattcagcaatGTAAAattatggcttttgagatcggaggagatagggcactgagataccagggccgattatgtgtgcctaatgtagcagggttgcgagagaagattatgaatgagattcatcaatcccgatattccatccatcccagctcgacaaagatgtatcatgatgtcaaggagcagtattggtgggataacatgaagaagtctattgcaaaaTTTGTAGCctagtgtcccaattgtcaacaagtaaagatagaatatcagaaacccggtggattgcttcagaatatagagattttAACCTGGAAAttggaggtgattaatatggactttgttattggattacctcgctcttatcataagtttgactccatctgggtgatagttgatcgacttacaaaatgtgcccattttctgccagttaagacaacttacacggtaagattatgcaaagttgtatatcaaggagattgtttgGCTTCATGGTGtaccggtatctattatatcagaccgaagagctcaatttacggctaacttttggaggtcttttcagaagggtttaggcacacaagtgaatctcaatACTGCATTctatccgcagactgacggacaggctgaacgtaccattcagacactggaagatatgttaCGAGcctgtgttctagattttaaggtgaattgggatgaccatcttccactcatagaattcgcctacaataatagctaccatttcAGTATGAAAATGGCCCATACAAGGCACTAtatgggaggagatgtagatcaccagttggatggttcaaagtcagtgaaacagaattatatgggccagatttggtTCACTAagccattgagaaggtgaaagtgatacaggagcgattgaggacgggacaaagcaggcaaaagtcttattccgatgtccgacgtcgtgatttggagtttgaggttggtgattgggttttcctaagGATCTAACCGATGAAGGTGTTATGCGTTTTGGTAAGAAAGGTAAGTTGAGTCCGCGATATATCAGGCCATATAAAATTCTTcaacgaattggacaggttgcttatgagttagaatttccatccgaattggaatttgtccacccggtattccatgtatctatgttgaggaaatgtattggagatcCTTCTCGGGTCGTcgctatcaaagatgtacaagttatagAAGATCTAtatatgaagaagttccagtggcaatattagatcgacaagtctgcaagctgagaacaaaagatgtagcttctgtcaaagtattgtggaggaacaagaatatggaagaaatgatgggaagcagaagaggagatggaGTCTAAATACCCCTACCTATTATAAAACGAatataacaaggatgctggtggaacgcatgatacattggaaggtgaaatggctctatgagataagcaataacttgagaatactcttccttaatacaaattggtgatatgcagataatgtaaatATCCATAATTCTTTGTGCAACCTTGTGAGGGTATATGTTGGGCTTAactgcttgcaagttttgctagtgaccattttataggagAAAATTGACCGGAATTTccgttggaatccacgatgatttggactcccataaacccttacattcgaggacaaatgttcctaaggggggaagggtgttacaacccatattcatgtATGTTAGCTCATGCCATAAGGTAGCCGATGTAAATTGATGAAGTGATTATCATTAAGAAGATAATAAGTTAATCCTATttgtcttaaatgatacaaaggtgtataagggtggttaacaagtattggaagttaaacgaatcaagtaTGTTGTCAGTCGTATTT
Proteins encoded in this window:
- the LOC138874445 gene encoding uncharacterized protein; the protein is MEVLTPFSVLRFARRTLLKFSASTTYKADNIRCSKKGGVTAPTSFKDIMNTVFSPYLDVFMIVFIDDILVYSRSDAEHAGHLRIVLQMLQDHHKSLQYIFKQKELNLRQRRLLELLNDNDVEILYHPGKANVVADALSYKSMGGLLHIEVGRWGLTKELHQLANMRIKLLDSDNGGVTIHNTSESSLVAEKGLGTQVNLNTAFYPQTDGQAERTIQTLEDMLRACVLDFKVNWDDHLPLIEFAYNNSYHFSMKMAHTRHYMGGDVDHQLDGSKSVKQNYMGQIWFTKPLRR